One Myotis daubentonii chromosome 3, mMyoDau2.1, whole genome shotgun sequence genomic window carries:
- the CSF3R gene encoding granulocyte colony-stimulating factor receptor isoform X1 — MVVGLGTWSLARAALIILLLPRSLEECGRISVSAPIVHLGDAITASCIINRTCSHLDPESQIVWKLGTELHPGGRQQRLPDGTQESTITLPHLNNSRALLSCCLRWGNSLQILDQAELQAGYPPATPHNLSCLMNLTIESLICQWEPGPDTHLSTNFTLKSFKSRGNCQDQEEAIPDCVPEDGQSRCSIPRKHLRLYQSMGLWVQAENVLGTSVSPPLCLDPMDVVKLEPPTLWALDPSPEVAPPQPGCLQLHWESWKPTLYIDQKCELRHQPQPGGAGWTLVGPLPSKTLQHELCGLLPSTAYTLQMRCTRWPLPGHWSDWSPSLELTSAQQAPNVRLDTWWRQRQLDRRTVDMQLFWKPMPVEEDSGQIQGYLVSGRPSGQAGAVPPLCNTTELNCTFHLPSEVREVVLVAYNTAGTSRPTPVVFLESTGPPLGRLHTMARDPHNLWVGWEPPSPRPRGYVIEWGPGPPSPSGSHMTWKMEHNGSIAGTLLQENIRPFQLYEITVTALYQDTLGPSQRIYAYSQETAPSYTPELHLKHIGKTWAQLEWVPPTPELGRSPLTHYTIFWTNAQGQSFSTILNASAHEFVLPGLEPASLYHVHLMAASQVGATNSTSLTLMTLAPGEFELRIFLGLFGLLLSLICLCGATRFCCRPSRKNSLWPSVPDPAHSSLGSWVPSIPAEEIFQLPSLWDTSMPPITKITVLEEEEKKPGPWESHESSGTCGLPALVQDYVLQGDPRASTLQPQSQSGNSDQVLYGQVMGSPSRSGPADYIRCDSTQPLLGGLTPSPKSYENLWFQTSPQRTPEPLVPNQEDDCIFGPLLDFPLLQGLQVHGVEGLGGF, encoded by the exons atggtggtggggctgggaaCCTGGAGCCTGGCCAGAGCTGCCCTGATCATCCTACTGCTCCCCAGAA gcctggaGGAGTGCGGGCGCATCAGCGTCTCAGCCCCCATCGTCCACCTGGGAGATGCCATCACGGCCTCCTGCATCATCAACAGGACCTGCAGCCACCTGGATCCAGAGTCACAGATTGTGTGGAAATTGGGGACAGAGCTTCATCCCGGGGGGAGGCAGCAGCGCTTGCCAGATGGGACCCAGGAATCCACCATCACCTTGCCCCACCTCAACAACTCTCGGGCCCTTCTCTCCTGCTGTCTGCGCTGGGGCAACAGCCTGCAGATCCTGGACCAGGCTGAGCTGCAGGCAGGCT ACCCTCCCGCCACACCCCACAACCTGTCCTGCCTCATGAACCTCACCATCGAGAGCCTCATCTGCCAGTGGGAGCCAGGACCTGACACCCACCTGTCTACCAACTTCACGCTAAAAAGCTTCAA GAGCCGGGGCAACTGCCAGGACCAGGAGGAAGCCATCCCCGACTGCGTGCCTGAGGACGGGCAGAGCCGCTGCTCCATCCCACGCAAACACCTGCGGCTCTACCAGAGTATGGGCCTCTGGGTGCAGGCAGAGAACGTGCTGGGGACCAGCGTGTCCCCGCCGCTGTGCCTGGATCCCATGGACGTTG TAAAACTGGAGCCCCCCACCCTGTGGGCCCTGGACCCCAGCCCTGAggtggccccaccccagccaggctgcCTACAGTTGCACTGGGAGTCATGGAAGCCAACCCTGTACATAGACCAGAAGTGTGAGCTGCgccaccagccacagcctggaggAGCCGGCTGGACCCTG GTGGGCCCCCTGCCCTCCAAGACCCTTCAGCATGAGCTCTGCGGGCTCCTCCCATCCACAGCCTACACCCTGCAGATGCGCTGCACCCGCTGGCCCCTGCCTGGCCACTGGAGCGACTGGAGCCCCAGCCTGGAGCTGACCAGCGCGCAACAGG CCCCCAATGTCAGACTGGACACGTGGTGGCGGCAGAGGCAGCTGGACCGCAGGACAGTGGACATGCAGCTATTCTGGAAG CCAATGCCCGTGGAGGAAGACAGCGGGCAGATCCAAGGGTACCTTGTCTCCGGGAGACCCTCGGGCCAGGCTGGAGCAGTCCCACCCCTCTGCAACACCACCGAGCTAAACTGCACCTTCCACTTGCCTTCGGAAGTCCGGGAGGTGGTCCTTGTGGCCTACAACACCGCCGGgacctcccgccccacccctgtgGTCTTCTTGGAGAGCACAG GCCCACCGCTGGGCAGACTCCATACCATGGCCCGAGACCCTCACAACCTCTGGGTGGGCTGGGAACCCCCCAGCCCTCGGCCTCGGGGCTATGTGATTGAATGGGGCCCGggtccccccagccccagcggcaGCCATATGACTTGGAAAATGGAGCATAATGGAAGCATTGCAGGGACCCTGCTACAAG AGAACATCAGGCCCTTCCAGCTCTACGAGATCACTGTGACCGCCCTGTACCAAGACACCCTGGGACCCTCCCAGCGCATCTACGCCTACTCCCAAGAGACGG CCCCCTCCTACACCCCGGAGCTGCATCTAAAGCACATTGGCAAGACCTGGGCCCAGCTGGAGTGGGTGCCCCCAACccctgagctggggaggagccctcTTACCCACTACACCATCTTCTGGACCAATGCTCAGGGCCAGTCCTTCT CCACCATCCTTAATGCTTCCGCCCATGAGTTTGTCCTCCCCGGCCTGGAGCCTGCCAGCTTGTACCACGTCCACCtcatggctgccagccaggtgGGGGCCACCAACAGTACAAGCCTCACCCTGATGACCTTAGCCCCAG GGGAGTTCGAGCTGCGCATCTTCCTGGGCCTGTTCGGCCTCCTGCTCTCGCTCATCTGCCTCTGTGGGGCTACCCGGTTCTGCTGCAGACCCAG CAGGAAGAATTCCCTCTGGCCAAGTGTCCCAGACCCAGCCCACagcagcctgggctcctgggtgccTAGCATCCCTGCGGAG GAGATCTTCCAGCTGCCCAGCCTTTGGGACACCAGCATGCCACCCATCACCAAGATCACGgtgctggaggaggaagagaagaagcctgggccctgggagtcCCATGAGAGCTCAGGAACCTGTGGCCTTCCCGCCCTGGTCCAGGACTATGTGCTCCAGGGGGACCCAAGAGCATCTACTCTCCAGCCCCAGTCCCAGTCAGGCAACAGTGACCAGGTCCTTTACGGACAAGTGATGGGCAGCCCCTCCCGCTCAGGACCAGCGGACTACATCCGCTGCGACTCCACTCAGCCCCTCTTGGGGGGCCTCACCCCGAGCCCCAAGTCCTATGAGAACCTCTGGTTCCAGACCAGCCCACAAAGGACCCCAGAGCCTCTAGTTCCCAACCAGGAGGATGACTGCATCTTTGGGCCACTGCTTGACTTCCCCCTCCTGCAGGGGCTGCAGGTCCATGGGGTAGAAGGGCTGGGGGGCTTCTAG
- the CSF3R gene encoding granulocyte colony-stimulating factor receptor isoform X2 → MVVGLGTWSLARAALIILLLPRSLEECGRISVSAPIVHLGDAITASCIINRTCSHLDPESQIVWKLGTELHPGGRQQRLPDGTQESTITLPHLNNSRALLSCCLRWGNSLQILDQAELQAGYPPATPHNLSCLMNLTIESLICQWEPGPDTHLSTNFTLKSFKSRGNCQDQEEAIPDCVPEDGQSRCSIPRKHLRLYQSMGLWVQAENVLGTSVSPPLCLDPMDVVKLEPPTLWALDPSPEVAPPQPGCLQLHWESWKPTLYIDQKCELRHQPQPGGAGWTLVGPLPSKTLQHELCGLLPSTAYTLQMRCTRWPLPGHWSDWSPSLELTSAQQAPNVRLDTWWRQRQLDRRTVDMQLFWKPMPVEEDSGQIQGYLVSGRPSGQAGAVPPLCNTTELNCTFHLPSEVREVVLVAYNTAGTSRPTPVVFLESTGPPLGRLHTMARDPHNLWVGWEPPSPRPRGYVIEWGPGPPSPSGSHMTWKMEHNGSIAGTLLQENIRPFQLYEITVTALYQDTLGPSQRIYAYSQETAPSYTPELHLKHIGKTWAQLEWVPPTPELGRSPLTHYTIFWTNAQGQSFSTILNASAHEFVLPGLEPASLYHVHLMAASQVGATNSTSLTLMTLAPGEFELRIFLGLFGLLLSLICLCGATRFCCRPRKNSLWPSVPDPAHSSLGSWVPSIPAEEIFQLPSLWDTSMPPITKITVLEEEEKKPGPWESHESSGTCGLPALVQDYVLQGDPRASTLQPQSQSGNSDQVLYGQVMGSPSRSGPADYIRCDSTQPLLGGLTPSPKSYENLWFQTSPQRTPEPLVPNQEDDCIFGPLLDFPLLQGLQVHGVEGLGGF, encoded by the exons atggtggtggggctgggaaCCTGGAGCCTGGCCAGAGCTGCCCTGATCATCCTACTGCTCCCCAGAA gcctggaGGAGTGCGGGCGCATCAGCGTCTCAGCCCCCATCGTCCACCTGGGAGATGCCATCACGGCCTCCTGCATCATCAACAGGACCTGCAGCCACCTGGATCCAGAGTCACAGATTGTGTGGAAATTGGGGACAGAGCTTCATCCCGGGGGGAGGCAGCAGCGCTTGCCAGATGGGACCCAGGAATCCACCATCACCTTGCCCCACCTCAACAACTCTCGGGCCCTTCTCTCCTGCTGTCTGCGCTGGGGCAACAGCCTGCAGATCCTGGACCAGGCTGAGCTGCAGGCAGGCT ACCCTCCCGCCACACCCCACAACCTGTCCTGCCTCATGAACCTCACCATCGAGAGCCTCATCTGCCAGTGGGAGCCAGGACCTGACACCCACCTGTCTACCAACTTCACGCTAAAAAGCTTCAA GAGCCGGGGCAACTGCCAGGACCAGGAGGAAGCCATCCCCGACTGCGTGCCTGAGGACGGGCAGAGCCGCTGCTCCATCCCACGCAAACACCTGCGGCTCTACCAGAGTATGGGCCTCTGGGTGCAGGCAGAGAACGTGCTGGGGACCAGCGTGTCCCCGCCGCTGTGCCTGGATCCCATGGACGTTG TAAAACTGGAGCCCCCCACCCTGTGGGCCCTGGACCCCAGCCCTGAggtggccccaccccagccaggctgcCTACAGTTGCACTGGGAGTCATGGAAGCCAACCCTGTACATAGACCAGAAGTGTGAGCTGCgccaccagccacagcctggaggAGCCGGCTGGACCCTG GTGGGCCCCCTGCCCTCCAAGACCCTTCAGCATGAGCTCTGCGGGCTCCTCCCATCCACAGCCTACACCCTGCAGATGCGCTGCACCCGCTGGCCCCTGCCTGGCCACTGGAGCGACTGGAGCCCCAGCCTGGAGCTGACCAGCGCGCAACAGG CCCCCAATGTCAGACTGGACACGTGGTGGCGGCAGAGGCAGCTGGACCGCAGGACAGTGGACATGCAGCTATTCTGGAAG CCAATGCCCGTGGAGGAAGACAGCGGGCAGATCCAAGGGTACCTTGTCTCCGGGAGACCCTCGGGCCAGGCTGGAGCAGTCCCACCCCTCTGCAACACCACCGAGCTAAACTGCACCTTCCACTTGCCTTCGGAAGTCCGGGAGGTGGTCCTTGTGGCCTACAACACCGCCGGgacctcccgccccacccctgtgGTCTTCTTGGAGAGCACAG GCCCACCGCTGGGCAGACTCCATACCATGGCCCGAGACCCTCACAACCTCTGGGTGGGCTGGGAACCCCCCAGCCCTCGGCCTCGGGGCTATGTGATTGAATGGGGCCCGggtccccccagccccagcggcaGCCATATGACTTGGAAAATGGAGCATAATGGAAGCATTGCAGGGACCCTGCTACAAG AGAACATCAGGCCCTTCCAGCTCTACGAGATCACTGTGACCGCCCTGTACCAAGACACCCTGGGACCCTCCCAGCGCATCTACGCCTACTCCCAAGAGACGG CCCCCTCCTACACCCCGGAGCTGCATCTAAAGCACATTGGCAAGACCTGGGCCCAGCTGGAGTGGGTGCCCCCAACccctgagctggggaggagccctcTTACCCACTACACCATCTTCTGGACCAATGCTCAGGGCCAGTCCTTCT CCACCATCCTTAATGCTTCCGCCCATGAGTTTGTCCTCCCCGGCCTGGAGCCTGCCAGCTTGTACCACGTCCACCtcatggctgccagccaggtgGGGGCCACCAACAGTACAAGCCTCACCCTGATGACCTTAGCCCCAG GGGAGTTCGAGCTGCGCATCTTCCTGGGCCTGTTCGGCCTCCTGCTCTCGCTCATCTGCCTCTGTGGGGCTACCCGGTTCTGCTGCAGACCCAG GAAGAATTCCCTCTGGCCAAGTGTCCCAGACCCAGCCCACagcagcctgggctcctgggtgccTAGCATCCCTGCGGAG GAGATCTTCCAGCTGCCCAGCCTTTGGGACACCAGCATGCCACCCATCACCAAGATCACGgtgctggaggaggaagagaagaagcctgggccctgggagtcCCATGAGAGCTCAGGAACCTGTGGCCTTCCCGCCCTGGTCCAGGACTATGTGCTCCAGGGGGACCCAAGAGCATCTACTCTCCAGCCCCAGTCCCAGTCAGGCAACAGTGACCAGGTCCTTTACGGACAAGTGATGGGCAGCCCCTCCCGCTCAGGACCAGCGGACTACATCCGCTGCGACTCCACTCAGCCCCTCTTGGGGGGCCTCACCCCGAGCCCCAAGTCCTATGAGAACCTCTGGTTCCAGACCAGCCCACAAAGGACCCCAGAGCCTCTAGTTCCCAACCAGGAGGATGACTGCATCTTTGGGCCACTGCTTGACTTCCCCCTCCTGCAGGGGCTGCAGGTCCATGGGGTAGAAGGGCTGGGGGGCTTCTAG